A window of Cellulosimicrobium protaetiae genomic DNA:
CGGCGGTCGTCAGCCTCCGCGGACTGCCCGCCGAGGCCGAGTACGGGCTCTCCTCGGCGTTCTACTACCTCCTCGCGGCCCTGTTCTTCCTCGCCCCCGTCGCGATCGTCGCGGCCGAGCTCGCGTCCGCGTGGCCGGCGGAGGGCGGCATGTTCCGGTGGGTCGGCGAGGCGTTCGGGAGCAGATGGGGGTTCCTCGCGATCGCGATGGTGTTCATCGAGGGCTGCATCTGGTTCCCGACCGTCCTCACGTTCGCCGCGGTCACGCTCGCGTACACCGGGCCGGACGCCGGGCTCGACCAGCAGGTCGCGGACGACCGGGTCTTCGTCCTGGCGATCGTCCTCGTGGTGTTCTGGCTGGCGACCCTGATCTCCCTGCGCGGGGCGTCCGCGTTCGCGCGGACCGCGCGCTGGGGCGGCATCGTCGGGACGCTCGTCCCCGCGGCGCTGCTCATCGGGCTCGGCGCGGCCTACCTCCTCGGCGGCGAGCCGTCGAGCACGCCGCTCACCTGGGGCGCGTTCGTCCCCGACCTCTCGCAGCTCGACAACATCGTCCTGGCCGCCGGGATCTTCCTGTTCTACGCCGGGATCGAGGTGAACGCCGTGCACGTGGGCTCGATCCGCAACCCGGAGCGGACCTACCCGGTCGCGATCCTCGTCGCCGCGCTCGTCGCCGTCGTCGTGCTCACGCTCGGCACCCTGACGGTCGCCGTCGTCGTCCCGCAGGACGACATCAGCCTCACCACGAGCCTCCTGCAGGCGTTCGACCACCTGCTCGCCTGGGCCGGGATCTCCTGGGCGGGGCCGGTCGTCGCGGCGATGCTCGCCGTCGGCGTGCTGGCGGGCGTCACGACGTGGGTCGCGGGGCCCGCGACCGGTCTGCACGCCGTCGCGCGGGCGGGGTTCCTGCCGCGGTGGTTCCACCGCACCAACCGGCACGGGATGGCCACGAACATCCTGCTCGTGCAGGCGCTCGTCGTCACCGTGCTGTCGGTGATGTTCGTCGTGATGCCGTCCGTGCAGTCGGCGTACCAGCTCCTCAGCCAGCTCACCGTGATCCTGTACCTCGTCGCCTACCTGCTCATGTTCGCCGCGGTCGTGGCGCTGCGCCGCAGCCAGCCGGGGCGCCCGCGACCGTACCGCGTCCCTGGCGGTCGCGCCGGGGTGTGGGTCGTCGGCGGCGTCGGCTTCGTGGCGTCGCTCCTCGCGCTGGTCACGAGCTTCGCGCCGCCCGGCCAGGTCGCGGTGGGCAGCCCGGTCACGTACGTCGTGCTCCTCGTCGTGCTGTCGGTCCTCTTCGTCGCGCTCCCCCTGCTCGTCTACCGGGCGCGCACGCCCGGGTGGCGGGACGCCGAGTCGTCGTTCGAGCCGTTCACCTGGCAGACGAGCGGGTCCACGGACGACCCCCGGCAACGACCCGGCGCTCCCGACCACGCTCCGCACGGGCCCTGACCTGCCCCGCTCCCGTGGCGCGATCCGGGACGACGGCGGACCATCGAGTCATGCGCACCCGACCCGGTTCCTCGTCCCGTCGACCCGTACGAGCACCCCTCGCCGGCCTCGTCGTGCTCGCCGGGTTCCTCGCCGCGTGCTCCGGCCCGGGGCCCGGTGAGAAGGACGTGGAGTACGACTCGCTCGACGCGCTCCACGAGGCTGCGACGACCGCCGGGCTGACGTGCCTGTCGTTCACGCCCGAGGAGTCCGGGTCGCCCGACGTCGAGCTCGGTGAGTGCGACGACACGACGCTCCTGGCCGTCTTCGCCGACGGCGTCGAGGAGGACGAGTTCCTCGGCCTGCTGCCGGTCGAGCCGACCGAGGAGGACCAGGCCGCGCTCGCCGGGCCGAACTGGGTGGTCCTCGGCGACACCGGCGACCTCCTGGAGACCCAGGCGGGGATCGGCGGCGACTTCCTGTCCGACCTCTGAGGCCGCGCCTCACCCGCCGTCGCCCGCGTCCATCTGCCGCTGGGCGAAGACGAGGCCGTACGGGAGCGCGGTCGCGGCCATCGACCAGGTGTGCGCCTCGCCGGGCTCCTCGCGCAGCTCGACCGTCTGCCCCTGCTTCTCGAGGTCGGCCGCCATCTGCCGCACGGTCGTGAGGGCCTCCTCGGGCGCGTCCTCGCCGGAGTCGAGGAAGACGGGCATCGGGTGGGTGAACGTCATCGTGGGCAGGTAGGTGGTCGGCGTGTTGGCGTCGATCTCCGCCTGCGTCGAGAGCATCGTCCTCTCGGGCCCCGGCCCGGGGTTCCCGTACGGCTCGATCCCGAGGATCGTCCCGTACAGGTCGAGGTGGCGCAGTCCGACGTTGAGCGCGCAGAACCCGCCCGACGACATGCCGCCGATGATCCGGTGCTCCCGG
This region includes:
- the gadC gene encoding putative glutamine/gamma-aminobutyrate antiporter GadC, which codes for MSRQDTRQGPRRSAVRPAAAITVTSLVMLNVAAVVSLRGLPAEAEYGLSSAFYYLLAALFFLAPVAIVAAELASAWPAEGGMFRWVGEAFGSRWGFLAIAMVFIEGCIWFPTVLTFAAVTLAYTGPDAGLDQQVADDRVFVLAIVLVVFWLATLISLRGASAFARTARWGGIVGTLVPAALLIGLGAAYLLGGEPSSTPLTWGAFVPDLSQLDNIVLAAGIFLFYAGIEVNAVHVGSIRNPERTYPVAILVAALVAVVVLTLGTLTVAVVVPQDDISLTTSLLQAFDHLLAWAGISWAGPVVAAMLAVGVLAGVTTWVAGPATGLHAVARAGFLPRWFHRTNRHGMATNILLVQALVVTVLSVMFVVMPSVQSAYQLLSQLTVILYLVAYLLMFAAVVALRRSQPGRPRPYRVPGGRAGVWVVGGVGFVASLLALVTSFAPPGQVAVGSPVTYVVLLVVLSVLFVALPLLVYRARTPGWRDAESSFEPFTWQTSGSTDDPRQRPGAPDHAPHGP